One Cyclopterus lumpus isolate fCycLum1 chromosome 7, fCycLum1.pri, whole genome shotgun sequence DNA window includes the following coding sequences:
- the zbtb46 gene encoding zinc finger and BTB domain-containing protein 46 has protein sequence MTRLRGADVTEPNSSDSRGERLDFFLKQEEALAAEPSYLGAGDSEEAGGGGGGGGGGGGGIGGGGGTISSVANLKAALMSKNSLLSLRAEMMGDDNPLLFEYLPKGAHSLSLNDFTVIRKKFKCPYCSFSAMHQCILKRHMRSHTGERPYPCEICGKKFTRREHMKRHTLVHSKDKKYVCKVCSRVFMSAASVGIKHGSRRHGVCADCSGRGMAALLDHNGEVGGDISPEEELYPGDRFHDDQAECDGDGEEEMMAEADGEMMGEGDEEGGKWKDSGMAAEARDNEKEESDSSAPEGEQQNGSERDFAWIS, from the exons ATGACTCGGCTGAGAG GGGCGGACGTGACCGAGCCCAACAGCTCGGACAGCCGCGGCGAGCGCCTCGACTTCTTCCTGAAGCAGGAGGAAGCCCTCGCCGCCGAGCCCAGCTACCTGGGCGCCGGGGACTCGGAGGAGGccggaggcggaggaggaggaggaggaggaggaggaggaggaatcgGCGGCGGGGGCGGGACCATCTCGTCCGTGGCCAATCTGAAGGCGGCGCTGATGAGCAAGAACAGCCTGCTGTCCCTGCGGGCCGAGATGATGGGCGACGATAACCCGCTGCTGTTCGAGTACCTGCCCAAAGGAGCACACTCCCTGTCTC TGAACGACTTCACAGTGATCCGTAAAAAGTTCAAGTGCCCCTACTGCAGCTTCTCCGCGATGCACCAGTGCATCCTAAAGAGGCACATGCGCTCCCACACCGGCGAGAGGCCCTACCCCTGTGAGATCTGTGGCAAGAAGTTCACCCGGAGGGAGCACATGAAGAGGCACACCCTG GTCCACAGCAAAGACAAGAAGTACGTGTGCAAAGTGTGCAGCCGGGTCTTCATGTCGGCGGCCAGCGTCGGCATCAAACACGGCTCGCGGCGTCACGGCGTCTGCGCCGACTGCTCTGGCCGCGGCATGGCGGCGCTGCTGGACCACAACGGGGAGGTGGGCGGTGACATCTCCCCGGAGGAGGAGCTGTACCCCGGCGACCGCTTCCACGACGACCAGGCGGAGTGCGACGGCGACggcgaggaggagatgatggccGAGGCGGACGGCGAGATGATGGGAGAAGGGGACGAGGAAGGGGGCAAGTGGAAGGACTCGGGGATGGCGGCCGAGGCGCGGGAcaatgagaaggaggagagcgaCTCCTCGGCGCCGGAGGGGGAGCAGCAGAACGGGAGCGAGCGGGACTTCGCCTGGATCTCCTAG